Proteins encoded in a region of the Populus nigra chromosome 3, ddPopNigr1.1, whole genome shotgun sequence genome:
- the LOC133688487 gene encoding cytokinin riboside 5'-monophosphate phosphoribohydrolase LOG3 codes for MEMVETTITLQQQQSMLSKFKRICVFCGSSQGKKTSYQVAAIDLGNELVSRNIDLVYGGGSIGLMGLVSQAVHDGGRHVIGVIPKTLMPRELTGETVGEVKAVADMHQRKAEMAKHSDAFIALPGGYGTLEELLEVITWAQLGIHDKPVGLLNVDGYYNSLLSFIDKAVEEGFVSPSARNIILSAPTAKELVKKLEEYVPCHERVASKLSWEIEQLGYSQNYDISR; via the exons ATGGAGATGGTTGAGACAACGATCACTCTACAGCAACAGCAATCAATGCTGTCCAAGTTCAAGAGGATTTGTGTGTTTTGTGGGAGTAGTCAAGGCAAGAAGACTAGCTATCAAGTTGCTGCTATTGACCTTGGCAACGAATTG GTTTCACGGAACATTGATCTGGTCTATGGAGGAGGTAGCATAGGTTTGATGGGTTTGGTTTCACAAGCTGTTCATGATGGTGGTCGTCATGTTATTGG AGTTATTCCCAAGACGCTCATGCCTCGAGAG TTAACTGGCGAAACAGTAGGGGAAGTGAAGGCAGTTGCAGATATGCATCAAAGGAAGGCAGAGATGGCTAAGCATTCTGATGCTTTTATTGCCTTACCAG gtgGTTATGGAACGCTGGAAGAGTTACTTGAAGTCATAACCTGGGCTCAACTTGGAATTCATGACAAACCG GTTGGACTGCTCAATGTTGATGGATACTACAATTCTCTGCTCTCATTTATTGACAAAGCTGTGGAGGAGGGTTTTGTTAGTCCCAGTGCACGCAACATTATTTTATCCGCTCCAACAGCAAAAGAGTTGGTGAAGAAACTGGAG GAGTATGTCCCCTGTCATGAAAGAGTTGCATCGAAGTTGAGCTGGGAAATTGAGCAACTTGGCTACTCTCAAAATTATGATATCTCTAGGTGA